A window from Cydia strobilella chromosome 9, ilCydStro3.1, whole genome shotgun sequence encodes these proteins:
- the LOC134744194 gene encoding lysosomal-associated transmembrane protein 4B-like: MKRLSRCCCCCNVRDGSIVVGVLGILLSIATIIFIWLAPSHLVSFKSYFFEEQDKQYSISKIIMTISLCFTILICSALIIAIKKRRSWLMLPFVVLGLVLAIGLLISILHTSIVLYTDDKEDYTILATCILVGGLIYLILYLYLWVVVFSHYLDTRDEEERGRYSKSPYRR, translated from the exons ATGAAACGGTTATCGAgatgctgctgctgctgcaacGTGCGGGACGGGTCCATCGTGGTGGGCGTGCTGGGCATCCTGCTGTCCATCGCAACCATCATCTTCATCTGGCTGGCTCCGAGCCACCTTGTCTCCTTCAAATCCTACTTCTTTGAAGAACAGGATAAACAGTACAGTA TTTCAAAAATCATTATGACCATCAGTTTATGCTTCACGATACTGATATGCAGTGCCCTCATCATAGCAATCAAAAAG CGACGTTCATGGCTGATGCTCCCGTTCGTGGTACTTGGACTGGTGCTGGCCATTGGGCTGCTCATCAGCATTCTGCACACATCCATCGTTCTTTACACGGACGATAAAGAGGATTACACCATCTTAGCCACCTGCATACTAGTGGGCGGCTTGATCTATCTAA TTCTATATTTGTACCTGTGGGTGGTAGTATTCAGCCATTACCTGGACACACGTGACGAGGAAGAGCGAGGACGGTACAGCAAAAGCCCTTACAGACGATAG